The window AAAAGCTTCCGAAATTGGAAGCTTTTTTATTGGTAAAGGGAAATGTTTACTGCGGATTATGAACCATTGATAATACGGCGGCTCGCATAATACCGTTTGCTCCAATAACTGTTAGACAGTTCAGAAACAATCACGCCGCTACTGGTTGATGCATGAACAAATTTTTCATCACCAATGTAAATTCCAACATGCTTCATTGTACGACCAGTTTTAAACAGAACGATATCGCCAACTTTTAAATTATTACGTTTAACGCTCTTACCAGAGGATTCTTGTTCTGAAGTTGTTCGTGGTAATTCAACACCAAATTGTTCAAAGAAGGTACGTTGAACAAAACCAGAACAGTCGATACCACTTTTGGTTGTTCCACCAAGGCGATAAGCAACACCTTTCCAACTTGCATATTGATTCATAATTTTAGATTTAGTGTCAACACTTTGCACTAACTCTTCGAATTCATCTTGTGATGCCATTGCTAATGAGTCACCTGTGGCACCATTTAACATACGAACATCTGACTTAGCAGTATATTGTGTATTTTTTGTCGACTTCGGGTTGGTACATGCTGTGAGTGTCACGGCAATAGCCACTGCCGGAACAAGGCGCCAAGCATAGCGCTTAAATTTTTCAGAGGTTAACATTCTTATATATATCCCTTACCATTTCTTTATCGCATTATTGTGTAAAGAGACACAACAAAACTTTTCCCTGTGAAAAGCGCATTGATTAATAAGAGTGTGCTTTTCGCAGAAAGTGTTTATAACGCCGTCTAAATCTTTACTAAATTAGAGGTTTCTTATGACCTTATTGAGTATAGATGAAAACTCAACATTTGCTAATTCAGTTATTGCTTGAATTTAGTACCGTAACAGCCCGAATACCAAACCTTTAAGAGCATACATAAACAAAGGCGAAATGGCGAGTTAATAGAGTGATAATTTACAAAACATTAGATAAAAGTGCATATTCGCCATTGGCTTATGTGATTATTGTCATATATAGCGTAGTTTTGCGTATAAGAGTACGGGTTATTAATAATAAAGTATGATCTATCTCACGTTTATAAAGGCTTATTTTTAGATTATTTACTGGATAGCATGTTTTCGAACCCCGAATGTAAAGAAGTTTAAATTTATACCAAAGAGACGAGTGCTTTGGGGTAGTTAAAAATTAAAATGATGATTATTTGTCCGCTGGGAACTAAATAAAATGATATTACAGTGATAAAATCACTGTATATATATCAGTATATGGAACGTCTTCATATATTCAATTGTTCAGCTAAAAAGAAAATAGCAATAATAAGTCTATTACAAAGAACTTATTCAAATTGTTGAGTCAATATTAAAGATAAAGAAAGTACTTACAATCGGATGTGAAATTCTTTGTATAGGCGTTTTTCAAAATCTGCAAAACGACGGTCTAAAGTTGAACGTGCAATGGTCGATGAAAAATAATCGAGGGGGATTAAATTAGACGAACCAAGATTATCGATAATCAAAAATTGACCATGCGGTTTGTAGCCTAATTGATAAACAATGTTATAGGTTTTTAGTGCCATGGTTACAATTGCTTCTTTGTAAACCGATTTTTTAAACTGAGCATAAGCAATCCTCATATTTTTTTGATGTTTTAAGTACGCATTTTTATTTTTAAGATAATAATCTAAAGTATGCGATACATTCCCTGTTTTATCTTTAATTAATTGAAAAACGTAACCTAGTCCTAGATTGGTTTCTTGCGTACCAAAATAATGGGAAATGCAGGTTGCCATGGACTCTTTTTGGTAGAGGCGCTTGTAATAACGCACTTCTCTCAGTGTTTCTTTATCATCTCGGCCTTTTAGATGAATTTTGATACAAAGATCATCATAGTCTGGGTGTTGGTAGCAGGCTCGTTGCCGCCCAGATGCAATCAAGTCTGACGCTGTTAAGTTAATTTTATAGTTAAGTTTTTTTTTCATGATTAATAACACTATTTATGCCACGTTGAATACAAATAGGGAGTGTAAATGCTAATTTCGACTAATTTTTTTAAATTTTTGCCTTATTTTAATAGACTTAATTTTATATGTGTTGCAATACGTGTGGTAATTAAAAGTGTGATCAAGTCGAATAATTATATGTCGATAATTATTCGGTATGTAAAATAAAAAACTACGACTATAAGTTAAATATCTCGCTATTCATTAGGAATAAGATGTCGCCATCATTCAGTTGAACTGAATTATTCATTTTAAAAGTAAATAAATTACTAAAAATGACGATAACTTAATTTTAAGAGGAAACTTCCTATGAATAGCTTAGTGAAAAAAACGATAGTGGCATTTTTAGCGGCAACAGCATTAATCACGAGTGTTTCTGCATTCGCCTCGCAAAACAGTGATCAAAAGCGTTCTAACTCTGCGGTTATTCGCTTCACTGGTGCAATTGTTGCTGCTCCATGCATCATTGGTGCTAAGCAAAATTTTATCGAAACAACATGTTGGAGTGACTCAGGAAAGGAAAAGAGAGAATCAGTTAATATTTCTAAATTAAAAACCAGTGAACAGTTATTACCAAACTCAAAAGGCACACAACAATTTAAGTGGATTAATAAAGAAAAAACGATGGGTATTTACACCATTAAATATGATTAATATAAAATAAATAGGATAAGGAAGTGGTAGGCTAGGAGGGTAGGATGTTAAATCAAAATGTATGCCTATGAATATACTATTCGTAGGCATAAGAATATCAACGTTATTCCACCGAGATGTTATTAATCACAACGACCCATATAGCGGCGTTCAGGAATATGAATACGAATTTTTTCACCTGTGGTTAAATACTCAGGAACCTGAACCGTTAGGCCCGTCGCCATAGTTGCAGGTTTAGTGCGAGCACTGGCTGATGCGCCTTTAATACCTGGCGTTGTTTCGACAATCACCATATCAACAGTTTGTGGCAATTCTAACGCCAAAACTTGCCCATCCATCGTCAGAACTTGCATGCCGGGTAACCCTTCTTCAGGGATAAACAGGAGTTCTTCTTCAATATCCGCTTTTTTGAAAATATAGGGTGTATAATCTTCATTATCCATGAAGACATATTCATCACCATCGATATAAGAAAAACTCACACCACGACGTGTTAACGAAATCGTTTCTAAAATGTCATCGCCTTTAAAACGTTCTTCGACTTTCTGACCGGTTTTAATATCTGTAAAGCGCATTTTATATAAAGTACTCGCTCCACGAGCACTAGGTGCTTGAATATCAATATCTTTAACAAGCAGTAATTTGCCATTGTAGTTAATTGCTAAACCACGTTTGATTTCGTTGGCCTTGGCCATAAATAACCTTCTTCGGTGTTGTCAAAAAGAGTGCGACAAAATTACTCGCACAAGCGAGATTAGGCAAGATGTTGAGGTCAATTTTTGGTGAAAAATTTTAAAAAAGTCATGATGGGAGAGAATATGGCCCCGTAGGGCTATATTAAGAATAGGGGCTAGGGGCTGTTTATCTTTTCTGCTGATTTTTACCGCTAAAAAAGGTCAAAAAATAATGCCCAAAATGGCGAAATGTATCCGCCGTGCTGACTGATGACGATTTGAATCAACTATTTATCCCCAAATGCTGCCCTACGGTTCGATTAAAGCACATTTCACTCATTAGATACTGCGTTGAGAGGCTCTTGCCGAGTTCACTCGATGGCGAACCTCTCCCTTGCCTAAAATGGCTTTAATTCGAATAAAAATTGACCATCAAAGGACAACCGCCACTAGTAAACGGGCAGTAGTCCAGCCAAAGACATAATGTGTGCTACGGCGTTAATCAACCCAAATAAAATCACAAAACCGATAATAAACAGACCACCTGGTGCGCGATAACTATTGTTGGGATAGCGTTTACGGCTTGCTTTTGCCATCAATGCAGGAATGATCACTGCCCAAAGGGTTGCCGCTAACCCTGCAAAGCCGATGGCATAAATAAAACCATTAGGGAAAACCAACGCTAAAACAGTAGGTGGAACAAAAGTGACTAAAATAGATTTCAGTCGACCTTGTTTATCATCGGTAAATTTAAAGAAGTCTGCAATAAAGTCGAATAAACCTAATGACACACCTAAGAATGAACTTGCCAGTGCCATATAAGAAAACAGGTTCAAAAATTGAGAAATAAAACTACTTTGTGTGGAAATATTCATTTGAGTGAGCAACGCATCGATATTGTTGCCATTTTCTCTTATCTCAATGAATGACGAGCGTGGAATATTTCCTTGAATAGCATACTGCCATAAAATGTAGATAACCACAGTAATAATCGCACCGTAAGTTAAGCTTTTAACTACTTTACGGCTATCTTTATTATAATATTTTACAAGACCTGGTACGTTTCCATGGTAGCCAAACGAAGTTAATAAATAAGGTAATGCTGCTAATGCATAAGGCAGATATTGTGTTTCATTTTGTTCAACTTGGTTAAACAAAATGGCAGGTGAGGCCGTTGAAATCATTCCACCAATTGACATGATAAAGGTAATTACCATCCCACCAATTAAAATGGTGCTTAACCTGTCCACTGCACGGGTCGATAACCAGACAAAAAAAGCAACAATAAATGCAAAGATCAACCCAGCGAAGGCTTGTGGAATTTGGATATGATCCGCTAAGTTTGCAGTGATAATAGAACTACCCGCAGAAATATACGCGTAAGTTAAAATATATAGGACAAACGTGACAGACAAGCTGTTAATAGTGTTCCAGCCGGTACCTAATAAATCCTTTACCATGGTATGAAAACTGGCACCTGCTGGGTAATTCATATTAGCTTCTAAAATCATTAGTCCAGAAAGTAACATACAAATAAAGGTGTAAATTAGCAGGATCACTGAGCCTGAAAACCATACTCCAGAAGTCACCATAGGAATTGAAAACATGCCTGCACCAACAGCGGTACCTGCAATGATCATCGCTCCCCCTAATATAGAAGGATTTTTTTGTTGGGTTGTTCCATTAACGGCCATGGTGGCTCCTAATTGATTGCTCTAATGTACTAGCTAAATGATACGGTAATGGCAATATATTGTAAATAAGGAAAATAAAAATAAAATGAATAATTTGAAAGAGATGGCGATTAAACGTACAAATTAAACAAACTTGTACGTTATTGTGGTTGATTAAGCGCAGCGATGATAAAAGCGTTGGTTTAGCCAAAGTTCAATGGCATTACGGCTGGCCTCAAAGTGTGGTTCAGGTAACGCGTTAGGGGAGACCCACATTAAGCTTTCGCATTTATCGGGTTCCATGATCTGTGGTGGTTTATCACCGTTATATTCCACATGCAGACAAATGGAAACCGTGTGTTTACCTTCTTGCTGATAGGTTTGCAAATTATTGCTGATGCCAAATACGGTTGGGTTGGTAATATCGATACCAATTTCTTCTTTTATTTCTCGAATAGCGCAGGTTTCAAATGTTTCGCCGGGATCGACATGACCACCAAAAATAGACCAATAGGGGGCATGTTTGCTACTACGTTTACCCAGTAAAATTTGCCCATATTGATTGGTGATAATGACGCCGACACCAACGATGACGTGGGTTGGCTGAGACATATTTTCTCCTTGTTATTTTCGTTCTTAGCGCGAAGATTCTGCCACGTGATAACAGAAAAACAAGCAGCAAAAAATATAAATAGCACTGAAAACAACACGCTTTAATGTTATAACTATGCCTATACATCTAATGATATGATAATCATGATAAGGGAGATTAGTGGTTATGACTCGCCGGGTTGCTACAATTACATTAAATCCTGCTTACGACCTTGTAGGGTTGTGCTCTGCTATTGAAGTAGGTGAAGTGAATTTAGTCAAAACCGCTAGCTTAAATGCCGGAGGAAAAGGCGTCAACGTAGCTAAAGTGCTACGTGATTTGGGTATTGACATCACGGTTAGTGGTTTTATGGGGAAGGACAATCAAGAAGAATTCCAACATTTCTTTAGTGAGAACGGCATGGCTAATCGCTTTAGTATGGTGCCTGGTCGTACACGTATTAATGTGAAACTTACTGAAAATAATGGGGAATCAACTGATTTTAACTTTTCTGGTTTCGAGGTAAGCAAAGAAGATTGGAACCGCTTTTCAACAGAGTCACTAAATTGGTTAGGTCATTTCGATATGGTCGTGGTCAGTGGAAGTTTACCTAATGGTATTGACCCCGAGGACTTTACCCGTTGGATGACGCGTTTACGCCAGTTATGCCCATGTATTATTTTCGACAGTAGCCGCGAAGCATTAAAAGCGGGCTTAAAGGCATCTCCTTGGTTGGTTAAACCGAATCGTTATGAATTAGAAAGCTGGGTTGGACGTAAACTGCCTGAACTTAAAGATGTGATCGCAGCAGCCCACGAACTGCGTGATAAAGGCATCTCTCACGTAGTGATTTCATTAGGTGAAGAAGGGGCATTGTGGGTGAATGCGTCGGGTTCTTGGTTAGCTAAGCCACCCCATTGTGACGTTATTAGCACGGTCGGGGCGGGAGATTCAATGGTCGCTGGCCTTGCTTATGGCTTGCTTAATGGTGAGTCGAGCGAACATACATTGCGGATGGCAACAGCCATTTCGGCATTGTCGGTTTCACAGGCAGATGTGGGATTAAAAAACCGTAATAAGCTGGCAGATATGATGGCCAAAATTGAAATGAAGTCACTGTAAATTTTCGATTAAAGAAATAAAACCCCACATGAATAACGTGGGGTTTTTGGTCAGTAAAAATTTAGCCATGCTGTTGGGATTTTAACCAAGCTATCTCTTGCGGCCAAATATCAGGATTAATGGTTTCTAAAATCAGCGGAATACCATCAAAACGACTATCTTGCATAATATAGGTAAACGGTACGAAACCGATATTGCCTTCACCTAAACTGTGGTGGCGATCTACGCGGCTGGCAAATTCACTTTTGGCGTCATTGAGATGCATACCTTTTAAGAATTCAAATCCCACTATCTGTGCAAATTGTGTAAATGTTTTATCGCAATCTTCAATCGTCCGTAAATCATAGCCCGCAGCGAATGCGTGGCAGGTATCAATACAGACACCGACACGGCTTTTATCCTTAACGCCCTCAATGATTTTGGCGAGATGAGTAAAGTCAAAACCCAAGTTAGTGCCTTGTCCCGCAGTGTTTTCAATGACTGCGGTGACGCCTTCTGTTTCCGCTAAGGCAATATTAATCGACTCTGCGATGCGAGCTAAACAGTCATCCACCTCAATTTGTTTTAAATGGCTACCAGGGTGGAAATTCAACAAACCAATGCCGAGTTGTTCACAACGTTGCATTTCATCAATAAAAGCGACGCGTGATTTTTCTAAGGCTTCAAATTCTGGATGACCTAAATTGATCAAATAGCTGTCGTGGGGCAGGATTTGATGCTTGCCATAACCAAATTTCACACAGTTATCTTTAAATTTTTGAATGACTTCTTCACTTAATGGCGCGGCTTTCCATTGGCGTTGGTTCTTAGTGAATAAGGCGAATGCCGTCGCATTAATCTCATGGGCGCGAATAACCGCTTGATCAACCCCACCTGATGCGCTGACGTGTGCTCCAATAAATTTCATTTTTGACTCCTTTTTTATTGAAGTATGCCATTAAAAAGCGCATAAATGAAATCGACAAAAAAGCCGCTTAACAAAGCGGCTAAAGTTATCGATATGTATATTAAAAAATGTTTTGTATCAGTAGGTTAATTAATAAACCACCCACAATTAACCATACAAATAGAATTAATGCCATTAATAAAGGTTTAATACCTGCTTGTCGAATGGCACTCACATGGGTAGTTAAACCTAATGCAACCATTGCCATTGCAAGTAGAACAGTATCTAACACAATGATTTGCTGGACTAAAGCTTGTGGTAGTAAATGTAATGAATTAAAGCCAGCAACTAAAATAAAGAACACAGCAAACCAAGGAATGGTAATTTTACTTTTCTCAGTGGAATTACCCTGTTTTGCCGCCGCTTTACGGCTTAAAAAGGCAGATAAAATAATTAAGAATGGCGCAAGCATCATAACTCGGATCATTTTAGTAATTACCGACGCGTTTTCTGCATCAGAACCAATAGTGTGACCTGCTGCAACCACTTGCGCCACTTCGTGTACTGTTGAGCCAATATAAATACCAAATGTTTCTTGGTTGGCAGAGAACCAGCCAAAATGCGCATTTAATTGATAAACCCAAGGGTATATAAAGATACAAATTGTCCCAAAGATCACCACAGTAGACACGGCAACCGCCACTTTACTCGCCGATGCTTTAACGACAGGCTCTGTCGCCATTACTGCGGCTGCGCCACAGATACTACTCCCTGCGCCAATTAAAAACGTGGTTTCATCATCAAGCCTAAACACTTTTTTGCCTAACCAGTAAGCGAGTAAGAACGTAGAGGTTAGGGTTAATGCATCAATAATAACGCCCGTGGCACCTACATTGGTAATTTGTTGGAATGTGAGTCGAAAGCCATAAAGGATGATCCCCGCCCGCAAGAAATAGTGTTTGGCAAATTTGACGCCAGCATCACAGGATTTACTTGCTGTTGGATAAAAGGTATTACCCACAACAATGCCTAATAAGATAGCGAGAGTCAGTGCACCTAGACCAATAGTCATAAACCATGATTGGTCACCAAGATAGATGGCAATAGTTGTTAAAAAACCGGCCAATAGGAGCCCCGGTAATAATTTCAACACAGGGTAGATGCTATTTTGGTTCAGGGTGTGAATGTCACTTTTATCCATGTTAATGCTCTTTATTGCTGCTTATATGATTTGGTAATAAGCATATAATAAATAGAGTAATAATTTAAATCGATTGTTTGTATATAATCTATCAATAAAACAGATTATAAGTTTCTTCTGGAATATTGCTAATAAATCATTAATATTAACAATATTATTACAAATACTAAAACACGTTGGGGCGACCTTTATGCGAATAACACTTAGGCAACTTGAGGTTTTTACAGAAGTATTGAAAAGTGGCTCCACGACGCAGGCATCTCAATCATTAGCACTATCCCAATCTGCGGTCAGTGCATCGTTAACGGATTTAGAAGGTCAGCTTGGCGTTCAACTATTTGATCGTGTGGGTAAACGTCTTGTTACTAATGAGCATGGAAGGCTACTGTACCCCAAAGCATTAGCATTATTAGAGCAAGGGGCAGAAGTCGAGCAACTGTTTAAAAAAGAGATGGGCGCAGTGCGTCTGGCAGCGAGTACCACCATTGGTAATTATATGTTACCCGAGATTTTAGCCGGGTATCGCCATGATCACCCTGATATTCCCTTAGAGCTTTTTATTAGCAATACCGAAGAAGTGATTAAAGCGGTGATGGAATTTAGGGTAGACGTTGGGTTAATCGAAGGGGTTTGCCATAGCCCAGAATTAATTTCAAAAGCGTGGTTGAAAGATGAACTGGTGGTTTTTGCCTCACCACAAAACCCGTTAGCGAACAGAAAGGTGTCACTAAAAGAACTCAGAGACGCCCCTTGGATTTTACGTGAACGAGGTTCAGGAACACGTGATGTGCTTGACCAACTGCTATTTGCTCATCTACCCGGTTTTCATATTTTAATGGAATTAGGTAACTCAGAGGCAATTAAACATGCCGTTCGTTTTGGCATGGGGATTAGCTGCTTATCAAGAAGAGTCATTGCTGAGCAACTCGAAAATGGAACGTTAGTTGAGTTAGAAGTGGATGAACTTCAATTAGAAAGAACGCTATATTTGATTTATCATCGGCAAAAGCATCTTTCAAATGCGATTACTCATCTTTTAGCTTACTGTCATTAAAAATCCTCGTCATCTTTTAGCCTGTCGCGGAGTTGGCTGCAACGCCCCTAGCGACAAGCTAAAATCTTTAGGGGATTAGCTTTCGTGTTTCTTTATTAATAGCCGATACTTAGTTTTTTGCGATAACGCGTTTTACTTATAATTCTACGTGAATTATGAAGGTATCTTATAACAGTGAAGAGTTGCTTAGTTCTCACAGTCTATTTTGCTAGAATCCCCGCGATATTAGCTGAATAATAAAAAACAGGGAACAAATGTCAGAACAACATACCAATACTATCACGCAAGACCGCACACAAAAGTTGCGCCGTGAATTAAAAGCGCGCCACCTTGCGATGATTGCTATCGGTGGCTCTATCGGAACTGGTTTATTTGTGGCATCGGGTGCAACCGTTGCACAAGCAGGACCCGGAGGGGCACTACTCTCTTATGCTGTCATCGGCTTAATGGTCTATTTCTTAATGACCAGTCTGGGCGAGTTAGCTGCTTATATGCCTGTTTCGGGCTCTTTCGCCACTTATGGTGCAAAATATGTCGATGAAGGTTTTGGTTTCGCATTAGGTTGGAACTACTGGTACAACTGGGCGGTAACTATCGCTGTTGACCTCGTAGCCGCTCAATTAGTGATGACTTATTGGTTCCCAGATACCCCCGGCTGGATTTGGAGCGCCATTTTCCTTGCGGTAATCTTCTTATTAAATTTCATTTCTGTAAAAGGCTTTGGTGAAGCAGAATATTGGTTCTCACTGATTAAAGTGACGACGGTCATTATTTTTATTGTTGTTGGCGTTCTGATGATTTTTGGCATCATGAATGGTGCGGAAAATGCAGGTTGGCACAACTGGGAAATCGGTGATGCGCCATTTGCAGGGGGATTCTCTGCGATGATTGGTGTAGCAATGATCGTCGGGTTCTCTTTCCAAGGTACTGAGTTAATTGGTATTGCGGCAGGTGAGTCAAAAGATCCTGCAAAAAATATCCCTAAAGCCGTGCGTAAAGTATTTTGGCGTATCTTGTTATTCTATATCTTTGCAATTTTAATCATTAGCCTGATCATTCCTTATACTGATCCAAATTTACTCCGTAATGATGTGAAGGATATTAGTGTCAGTCCATTTACGTTAGTTTTTGAAAATGCAGGGTTACTATCTGCTGCTGCGGTGATGAATGCGGTTATCCTAACAGCGGTATTGTCCGCAGGTAACTCAGGTATGTATGCATCAACGCGTATGCTCTATACTCTAGCACGTGAAGGCAAAGCGCCGCGTATTTTTGCTCGGCTATCGAAAGGTGGCGTACCGCGTTATGCATTATTAGCCACGACGGTTATTGCAGGTTTGTGCTTCTTAAGCTCAATGTTTGGTAACCAAACAGTCTACTTATGGTTGCTGAATACTTCTGGGATGACTGGGTTTATTGCATGGTTAGGGATTGCAATTAGCCATTATCGTTTCCGCAAGGGGTATATTGCACAAGGTAAAGACCTTAATGACTTGCCATATCGTTCAGGCTTCTTCCCATTAGGCCCAATCTTTGCCTTTATTTTATGTCTGACGATAACCCTAGGACAGAACTACCAAGCTTTCTTAGAAGATAAAATTGATTGGGTTGGTGTTACCGCAACGTATATTGGCCTACCACTATTTTTAGCCATTTGGTTTGGTTATAAAATTGCTAAGAAGACAACTTTTATTCGCTATAACGAGATGAGTTTTCCAAGCTACCGTGAAAATTTAAATAAATAACCTAGCGTTATTTATGAGTTGAATAACAGCATCCTTGATAGGGTGCTGTTTTTTTTTATCTATAACGTAACAATCCCCAAACAATCGCTGTATTAATACCTCTAAATATTTTTCTTTTCGAGACAGTTCGCACAATTCCATTCGTCTAATTGATATTAAATCAATAATCGTATTGATAAGTATTCTTATTTGCTTTATTGTTACCGCATCTAAAAGCAAGTTAAAGAGAACAATTGTGGAGCTTAATACTATGTCGTCGGTAGCCAAGAAGTCTGTAGCTAGGTCGGTAGTAAAGGGAATAGGTTTAGCGTTATTAGCCAGTGCTAGTTTAAACGCATGGTCGGCAACAGTCACGGATATTGCAGGTCGAACTGTTGAAGTGCCTGATAATGTTAACCGTATTTTACTTGGTGAAGGCCGTCTATTTAGTGCGGTAGCTCTACTCGAAGGTGACAAACCGATTGAGCGCATTGTGGGGTGGCAAGGGGATCTACGTAAACTAGATCCACAAACCTATGCTGTATATAAGGCAAAATTCCCTGCGATTGATAATATTCCATTGATTGGCAATACCAGCGCGGACAGCGTTAGCGCTGAAAAAGTATTAACCTTAAATCCTGATATTGCTATTTTTGGTTTATCAGGTCATGGGCCGGGTAAAAACAGCGAATTGGTTAAGCAATTAGAAAAAGCAGGGGTGCCCGTGGTATTTGTCGATTTTAGAGACAACCCATTAAAAAATACCCTGCCGAGTATGCGTTTATTAGGTAAGGCGCTAAATCGTGAGGAAGTGGCGAAGAAATATGTAGATTTCTATGAAAGAAATCAAAAGCTTGTTACTGATATCACGTCAAATATTCCTGAAGATAAAAAGCCAAGTGTATTTATTGAGTTACGCGCAGGTGCTTTTGAGGATTGTTGTGGCACCGCAGGTGACGGCAATATGGGGAATTTTATTGATGTGGCTGGTGGTAAAAATATCGCTAAAGGGGTGTTACCCGGCGCATTAGGTACCATGAATTTAGAAAAAATCATTGCTGCTGACCCGAATATTTATATTGCAAGTGGCGCGAAAGCGCCAGGCAGTAAGGATATTGGCGTACAACTAGGTGCACAAAGTACCTTGCAAGATGCCAAAGAAAGCCTGAAAACAATTACTCACCGTAAAGGTATTAATTCATTATCGGCTATTAAAGATAAGCAAGATTACGCTATCTGGCATAATTACTATAACTCGCCTTACAACGTCATTGCGACACAAGTTTTCGCCAAGTGGTTCTATCCTGAACAATTTTCAGGTCTTGACCCACAAAAAACACTGGAAGAACTGCACAGAGAGTTTCTTGCTGTCGAACCAACTGGTGTATATTGGGTCAGCGAAAAGTAATGAGAGTGGGTAAGAATTAATGAGTATTACAAGTGAGCCAATAGGCGCAGTGGAACAAGCGGCTAAACAGGCTGACGATGGCGTTAAACAACATTATCAAAATATGTTGCGTCGTCGTTTTACATGGATTGTGGTAATTATTGCGGCAATTCTATTGTCGTTGGTCATAGATTTTACATTAGGCCCGTCAGGTTTATCGTTAGAACGCTTGTGGCAAACGCTGATGACCCCTGACGCTGTTGATGCAGGAACCCGTGTGATTGTTTGGGATATCCGTTTACCTTACGCCTTGATGGCGGTCGTTATTGGTATGTCCTTAGGTCTTGCGGGTGCAGAAATGCAGACAATTTTGAATAATCCATTAGCGAGCCCGTTTACACTTGGGGTCTCAAATGCCGCAGCATTTGGTGCAGCGTTAGCGATTGTTTCAGGGATTGCGATTCCGGGTGTGCCTGACCAGTGGGTGATTTCAGCAAACGCGTTCATTTTTGCGTTATTAGCCGCATTAATGTTGGATGCTGTGACACGTTGGACACGTGTTGCGACTTCAGGGGTGGTTCTTTTTGGTATTGCTTTAGTGTTTACCTTTAATGCACTGGTGTCGATGATGCAATTCATCGCCACAGAAGATACGTTACAAGGCCTAGTTTTCTGGACGATGGGGAGTTTATCCAAAGCAACATGGGTGAAACTAGGTGTTATGGCACTGGTATTTGCGTTGATTTTCCCAATTGCCATGATGAGCTCGTGGAAACTAACCGCATTAAGATTAGGTGAAGATAGGGCGATTAGTTTTGGTATTGATGTTCGTCGCTTAAGGCTGACAACATTATTGCGGATCAGTATTTTATCTGCATTAGCTGTGGCATTTGTTGGGCCGATAGCGTTTATTGGTCTTGTTGCCCCACATATTGCACGATTAATTTTTGGTGAAGACCACCG of the Providencia rettgeri genome contains:
- the mepS gene encoding bifunctional murein DD-endopeptidase/murein LD-carboxypeptidase; translated protein: MLTSEKFKRYAWRLVPAVAIAVTLTACTNPKSTKNTQYTAKSDVRMLNGATGDSLAMASQDEFEELVQSVDTKSKIMNQYASWKGVAYRLGGTTKSGIDCSGFVQRTFFEQFGVELPRTTSEQESSGKSVKRNNLKVGDIVLFKTGRTMKHVGIYIGDEKFVHASTSSGVIVSELSNSYWSKRYYASRRIINGS
- a CDS encoding YrbL family protein; protein product: MKKKLNYKINLTASDLIASGRQRACYQHPDYDDLCIKIHLKGRDDKETLREVRYYKRLYQKESMATCISHYFGTQETNLGLGYVFQLIKDKTGNVSHTLDYYLKNKNAYLKHQKNMRIAYAQFKKSVYKEAIVTMALKTYNIVYQLGYKPHGQFLIIDNLGSSNLIPLDYFSSTIARSTLDRRFADFEKRLYKEFHIRL
- the yeiP gene encoding elongation factor P-like protein YeiP, translating into MAKANEIKRGLAINYNGKLLLVKDIDIQAPSARGASTLYKMRFTDIKTGQKVEERFKGDDILETISLTRRGVSFSYIDGDEYVFMDNEDYTPYIFKKADIEEELLFIPEEGLPGMQVLTMDGQVLALELPQTVDMVIVETTPGIKGASASARTKPATMATGLTVQVPEYLTTGEKIRIHIPERRYMGRCD
- the mtr gene encoding tryptophan permease, which produces MAVNGTTQQKNPSILGGAMIIAGTAVGAGMFSIPMVTSGVWFSGSVILLIYTFICMLLSGLMILEANMNYPAGASFHTMVKDLLGTGWNTINSLSVTFVLYILTYAYISAGSSIITANLADHIQIPQAFAGLIFAFIVAFFVWLSTRAVDRLSTILIGGMVITFIMSIGGMISTASPAILFNQVEQNETQYLPYALAALPYLLTSFGYHGNVPGLVKYYNKDSRKVVKSLTYGAIITVVIYILWQYAIQGNIPRSSFIEIRENGNNIDALLTQMNISTQSSFISQFLNLFSYMALASSFLGVSLGLFDFIADFFKFTDDKQGRLKSILVTFVPPTVLALVFPNGFIYAIGFAGLAATLWAVIIPALMAKASRKRYPNNSYRAPGGLFIIGFVILFGLINAVAHIMSLAGLLPVY
- a CDS encoding NUDIX hydrolase, with the translated sequence MSQPTHVIVGVGVIITNQYGQILLGKRSSKHAPYWSIFGGHVDPGETFETCAIREIKEEIGIDITNPTVFGISNNLQTYQQEGKHTVSICLHVEYNGDKPPQIMEPDKCESLMWVSPNALPEPHFEASRNAIELWLNQRFYHRCA
- the fruK gene encoding 1-phosphofructokinase — protein: MTRRVATITLNPAYDLVGLCSAIEVGEVNLVKTASLNAGGKGVNVAKVLRDLGIDITVSGFMGKDNQEEFQHFFSENGMANRFSMVPGRTRINVKLTENNGESTDFNFSGFEVSKEDWNRFSTESLNWLGHFDMVVVSGSLPNGIDPEDFTRWMTRLRQLCPCIIFDSSREALKAGLKASPWLVKPNRYELESWVGRKLPELKDVIAAAHELRDKGISHVVISLGEEGALWVNASGSWLAKPPHCDVISTVGAGDSMVAGLAYGLLNGESSEHTLRMATAISALSVSQADVGLKNRNKLADMMAKIEMKSL
- the nfo gene encoding deoxyribonuclease IV, whose amino-acid sequence is MKFIGAHVSASGGVDQAVIRAHEINATAFALFTKNQRQWKAAPLSEEVIQKFKDNCVKFGYGKHQILPHDSYLINLGHPEFEALEKSRVAFIDEMQRCEQLGIGLLNFHPGSHLKQIEVDDCLARIAESINIALAETEGVTAVIENTAGQGTNLGFDFTHLAKIIEGVKDKSRVGVCIDTCHAFAAGYDLRTIEDCDKTFTQFAQIVGFEFLKGMHLNDAKSEFASRVDRHHSLGEGNIGFVPFTYIMQDSRFDGIPLILETINPDIWPQEIAWLKSQQHG